The Rhipicephalus sanguineus isolate Rsan-2018 chromosome 10, BIME_Rsan_1.4, whole genome shotgun sequence genome segment ctacgccagtattcgtcattctacggagaagggacgtaccagctacacatctgtaagtattacgtgcactttgttggtgcgatgcctgatgacgatgaagaataatggctgaccACTTTGTAATGGcttcgaagctttaaacgacacacTAGCTACGTAATTCGGAGTGTGTGACGCcaggtcgctatttcactctcccaccacgctatataatatATGTTAACGTTAGaatgagagagagggggggaaagaactgtattgagaccctgaggaaattgatcatgggggccttatgagcttccttggcaaccaatagtggtgcacttgcgaggaacccactatacTAAACATCACAActtttgtgatgtagggaagcagccactatgccatttttcgtcattctgcggagaaccatggtacccacacaacacctgtaaggcattatgtgcactttgttgatgctgcgcctgatgacgataaagaattatggcagatgcttttgtaatgggtgtgaagcattcaacaacccactcgttgcgcaattcgcattatttGAAGGcatgttacagaattcgcgctgtttgACGCCGGatcattattttactcttctacaacgcattatttcatatgctaatgtggttccttcccgtcaTGGAGGCGGGAAGACATCGGagcaatggaaggcctacgccaacgacgacgtgcccgtagatctatgaaaggtatgaacgcttggtttcaacgcGAAGTTCcttctctgcagtttggacatccgtgctgTAGCTGTGTGTCTCTGTGGTTCAACTCAAACCtcactgcgctgagaatcaacgtagacacaacctagcatcacctagaacCCTCTATGCTaaaaatcataacttttgtgaagtagggaagcagccactatgccatttttcgtcattctgcggaaaatcATGGTACCCactgaacacctgtaaggcattatgtgcactttgttgatgctgcgcctgatgacgataaagaattatggcagatgccTTTGTTATGGgtgtgaagcattcaacaacccactcgttgcacaattcgcattatTTGAAGCcatgttacagaattcgcgctgtgtgacgcCGGAtcattattttacttttctaccacgcattattacatatgctaatgtggttccttcccgacatggaggTGGGAAGACCTCGGAGCAATGGAAGgcgtacgccaacgacgacgtgcccgtagatcttcTATGAGAcgtgtgaacgcttggtttcaacgcGAAGTTccgtctctgcagtttggacatgcgTGCCGTATCTCTGACTCTCTGTGGctcaactcgaacctctctgcgctgagaatcaacgtagacgcaacctagcatcacctagctaataaagtctagcaacgacctagaagcaacctggaaACAAGCAGATTTGTCTTCAGAATTGTCTATAGCTTCGCTCTTTCAAGCTTTGGGCGGCTTATCGCAATCTTCGCCAATTTTATAATAgggaagctgttcttagtcgaggctttcgtgTCCGGGGTCGGCGTAGAAGTGATCTCGTGGtcttgcagtgtggcgagagtcacGCTCTCTAGGAAGGGTAGGGCTGCGCCGTGTTGCGAGAGGCGAGAGCGTGCTGCGAGATCACCCACGGGCTTagaagcgcaacacttctgttgctacaggtaGCAAAGACTGGCAtgcgtgaaaaaataaaatgcaacAATGAACGCCAAAAATGAAATGTGATaacatgaaatgacaagtgacctcgagaAAGGATGAAAATGTCATGTGAGAAACGGCTCATCGTCGAGATGTCCGCgattgagagagcatcaattatggCAAAACGCCACATTTTTGGAAAACGGCCGCATATGCGTGCACCTGCACTTCTGTACACTGGAGCTCCCGGAGCTGACACCGGGAGGTCACACCGACAACGCCATAACGACACTTCTGATGCCATAAAAgcttctcttgaaaaaaaaaacatcaactcGAGAAAGTACATTTATGAAAATATTAACGAGTTTTATAGCTTGGTCTTGGCGTAGCCAATCCGATTGGCAAACACCCCGCCCCCCGAATTTACTTAGTTtggcatatgtatatataacgtaaacatacaaacacacgcctgaacatacataaagtatggttaaacgcCCCCCTGACCTCTTTATTCCCCCCAATAAAAGGATCCCGGCTATGCTCCTAAACTGTAGGTAATTAATTAAATTAttgctgaatgaatgaatgaatgaattaattaattatttttatttatttatttaatattttttgACCCCTTATCAACCGTTGCTCTTCTAAGTTTGATACTGGAGGCTTGATAAGCGCGCCTGGTACATCAGGTTTTGTGCGCTGTCATTTGTGCGCCGTCAGAACGAACCGAGACACTCACACACATTACCAGAaggtataataaatattttctttcGTTGTCCCTCAAATATTTAACTCTAGTGTTGCAAGGTTTTTAGCGCATGATCTTAAATCTCGGACGGGCAGGTGATCGAGGATGAAGTGAGATTGAATAAGCTGCGCACAATGTTGAGTGTATGCACTTTACCATAATAagattgttattattgttattactattcTATTTGTCTATAGTTGTTTTAGGTTATGTTTTGTTTCTATTACTGCCCAGTCCATAGGCAATCACCCATGTAGTGGGCTCAGCCAACACACCAGGCGCCAGTCAGTTATCAAAGCGGACGTAGGGAAGTAGGAGGCAGCATTAGTTGTTTGTCCGAGATCAACGACATGTGGGACCCATTGAACTACCTTGACGAGGAGCCGACCGCTGCCTCCCTTCACAGGGTTTCCCGAGACATGATGGACTACGTCCTCAATCCAGTTCCCCGATCCATTCTGTACGTTGAAGAAACGGACTTTACGCGACAGCATGTACTGCTGGCAGGGGAGCAAGGCACGGCTTGGGCGGGTGGATTTTTCGAGTTCTTCATCAAGTTCCCACGTGATTATCCGACAAGGCCCCCCCGCGTCCGCTTTCTGACCACTGATCACGGCCGAGTACAGTTCCACGAGAAGCTGCCACCTTATGGTATGGTGCGCCTGGACGTACTTGCCACGACGGGGACCTCCGCGTGGCGGAGCTACATGACGTTAAGCACGACAATCCACGCGATTAAATCGCTACTACGTGAGTGCCGGTCGAGGCCACGCTACATACGCACCCAGACCATGAGAGTTGCGGTACTTGAGCAGTTGAAGAGAGCGCTCAAGGCGGACAACACCCAGCCACCAACCTTCCGGAAGTACATCATTCACAGCTTCCTAGATTCATACGACGAATACGAAAGAAGCGTGACCTCGACAATCAAGGGTgtgccgtttgcgactggcgacgGCTGGAACTACAAGAAGGAGGAGCTGTTAGCCCACCTCAGGGCCTGCAAGGAGAAAGCAGAACTGTTTGTTCAAGCTGAAGCAGCAAACGAAGAAGTCCCAGTAAGGCACACGGTGCTAGCTCCGGCGCCCGCTGACCACTCGGTGCGTTGAACAAGCCAGCTCTTGTAAAGGAACGACCACACGGGAGTCCCCAAAAGGAATGGCTGTCATGAATAATATTTTGTGCAAACCTGCACTGATCCGCGCAAAGCTCACGCTGAAGCTCACTGGTGTCATGCTTGTTTATtgctgtaacgaggttgaacttggctttatatACGCAGAACTTGgctgtcataggcgtgcgcagaggcggggtggggggcagggggcggccgccccccctgatcacctaagaagaggggggcgcaaagtctgccccatacattgacgtaATAGGGAAGAGGggtgccgcgatgaaccttcgccccccccccctaccccctgaaggggaaccctgcgcgcgcctatgttgGCTGTAACGAAGTTGAACatggctttatctaggcagaacacacgaaacacgaaaccgcTATAAAACGTTTAATAGAGGTTTATAGAGCTTTTAAACCtgttaaagacgttttatagaggttttgtgtttcgtgggaactTGCCATGGCTGTAATGAGGTTGAACTTAGCTTTATTTCAGCAGAACTTGGCTGCAACGAGGTTGAAGTTGGCTTCAAACGACTTTACTTTCCGGGATAGCACGGGTCTGCTACGCAGTGAACATTCATGCTACCACCCAGTACGAACCCGGGAGGGTAGTCTACATTTGCATTTCGCCGGGTTGTGATTGCCGCGTATGTACGGCTCGCCCGTCTTGGCGTGTACGATTTGACCTCCGCGGCACCGACGACTTGTCCTCCGTCAGGAGTGCGATTTAGCTTCGGAAAATCCGTGGCTTCGTATGGTTAGGCGCGAGGTGTACACTAGCGTTCATAACCGCAAAGTATAACGTGACATTTGCGTGTTTCACGTCCATTGGTGTGTGGTTCCAAGCAGGTAGGAAGACGCTCTCGGATTGACTATCGCTGGAGGTAGCCTGATAGCAGGCGGAGTACAAGCAGGTGGTACGGTAGACCGCTTTATTACCCAGTTGAAAATGACAAGAGAACTTGCCTTGAGACAACAGATATTTTAGTTGTCACAACAAGATTTCTGTGTAGTTACTACACATTCCTTTTgtggcgcaggggcgtagccaaggggggggggggagagtttcaaccccccccctcggaaattttcaattttgcctgcgcatatatacatgcacacataaaaacgGCGGCACAagcatgcataaagtatggttgaaccccctgccccccgccccgaaaaagatttctggctatgcACCTGTTGTGGCGACACACCTCTCTGTTGTGCAGCGCATATTTTTGTCGTCATGCCAGAAGTATCTTCTGTCGAATGTGTAGTGGTATAACAGAAAGCTGAAGTAACACGACAAATGCTACAGTACTGTGAAGGCACCCAGCTGTTACTACAGGAATATCCCTGGAGTATACGACAAAATTTTGTGGTACTACAGAAATGTGTTGTGCTATAACAGAAACTTTACTCTTAGCGTGTATTTAACTGTGACAATAGAAGTCTTCCTCAACCAATGCGACAAAAATTTATAGTACTATACGGAAACGTTTCGTGGTACAACAGATTTTTTTTGTCTAAGCATGCATACTATAGTGACAACAGAAGTGTCTCTTGAGTAATGAGACACAATTCTGTACTGCAACACGTTTATGTACTAGTATTTTTTGTCCTGAAACATGTCtttatacacatatatatccaCTGAAAACTGATTGTGCTGTATGTCTATGAAAAGAATCCTAGTGGAGTCATTTCATATACCAAATCATCCAGCATTTTTTCGACCATCAcagatatggctgaaaaaatttccacatttttcttgaagttcgaaactcgttctgctcgtttatttctgttgccgcCTATTGAGAGTCTGTGGTTCTGCGCCGACTGAGCAaaagggcatcaaacaatttttttcaaaggaagtTTATGGAATGCacctcaataaaatggtatttccgccaacctaatgaagtgatgtaactgtaaaaataatgacttatttaggtatatcgattcttcgaggaaTTTCGGCCCGAGCAAAATTTAATAAAGTTGtgaagtttgatatttttttctagaacaaggcaaactcaaagggtagaaataaattaggtactggtggcctgttcgacatgctacaaagaaaaataattttgtcactgaaggtgtagcagatcgtctgaaaaaataTTGGAAAttcacttttttttagaaaagcactGTATTCAGCGCCAGAAAACTCgccttagatagatagatagatagatagatagatagatagatagatagatagatagataggataagatagatagatataatagatagagatagatagatagatagataatagatagatagatagatagatagatagatagatagatagatagatagatagtagatagataagATGTAGATGAGATTAGATACGTttaaaagtcgcagaagttcgctaagaaatgcttcgcatttagtaaatgtcaacagccgagcgcgtaaatgccgcgcagttcacgtttctttatcgcgttagtgcGCGTGTAGGGAAGTgaaaaactgccgctatttctgtcctaatcagttagagaacaacggtatgcttcattcgggacTGCAAAAGGTTACGCAATGCTTAAACATGCGTCGTGGACACGCTGGGAAAAGTCAACAACTGTGCCTCGATTCGGACGACGGACCCCGAGGtggccgagcaagtggccattgCACTCGCATGCAAGATGGTCGGAGAGACAACGTGTATAGCGACTCGAAAGCGGCCATCAGGACATTCCACAAAGGCCGGGTAGCCCGGCAGGCAGTTGAAATTCTGAAAGGCTCCAAAAACAGTGACAGCTCCACACACTCCATcttttggttccctgcccacgtcGGGCCGATCTAAGGGGTTCCTCTGAACCTCAACGAGCCTGCCCACGAGGCTGCGCGTGGCTTACCGACCGCGCTGCCCTCGGATCGGGCGACTTTCCCCCCGGACACAGGGAGGCTCCTAGCACGCACAAAGAAATGACTAAATTCTTTTACTAAGAGAGAAGGGTCTTCCCGCCGCCTCATTCTAAGCTAAGCAGGCCGCAGGCGGTCACGCTCAGAATCCTGCAAACTAACTCCTACCCAAACCCGGCGTCCCTTAATAGCATATATCCGGACATTTACCCGAATAGTTCTTGCGGAGCCTGTGGCGAGGCTGCTACTTTATCTCACGTGCTCCGGGAGTGCGGGTCGttgggcccgaagttcaccaagtaagagtgggacgcgctcctacgaagtcccgtctatgaggaccaaatcctggccgtccagcgcgcccgtgatcgggccggcaggctagacctcTCGGACCGTCGTAggattagccgggtgcgcgattAATCGAGTTTTGCTgcaccaaataaacgtttattcactcactcactcactcactcactcactcactcactcactcactcactcactcactcactcactcactcactcactcactcactcactctatcAATCAATTACTCACtgattcactcactcacttactatcaatcaatcaattcctCATTGactcactgactcactcactcactcactcactcactcactcactcactcactcactcactcactcactcactcactcactcactcactcactcactcactcactcactcactcactcgctcactcactcactcactcgctcgctcgctcgctcaaccatgcgttactccgcgtgaaatcaacaccgcaccaccgcagcttcggccgcgctggacgaAATATGGCGgtgggcaggacggtcgcggtacttttcccgttccagtgaatTTAGGTCACAGCGGTTGCTGCATCCAGAAGCGCAGCATCCAGGCATTCTTCTATGCATTGACAGGCTTGTGATGTAAGTCAAAACGATACCGAATGTCGTaaagttcctgcacgcttttctcagGCTATAAAAATGcctggcctgcgcggaaagcgcagcacagtcacagcgaaagctggaagagcggcatttctagagcccgctataaactctcttgcggctactaatacaagtacactagcaacgtacccactacgccacaaatcataatttttgggaagttgagaagcacccaccacgacattattcgttattctgcggacaggcgaggtaccatctcttaggcattatgtgcattttgttgatgcgatgattgatcacgatgaagaattatggctgagccctttgtaatgggttggaagccttaaacgacccactagctacgtaattcatattgtgtgacggacggtcgttatttaactgtcccactacgctttataaaatacgttaaccggagaaacggagagagagagagagagagagagagagagagagagagagggaattcactttattgagaccctgagtaaatggatcatgggagccttgtgggcttccttggcaaccaatagaagttcacttgagaagagcccactacgctataaatcatcataaatttttgaagtagggaagcagccactatgcaatttttcgtcattctgcggaaaatcATGGTACCCACtcaacacctgtaaggcataatgtgcacttggttgatgctgcgcctgatgacgataaataattatggcagatgcctttgtaatgggtgtgaagcattcaacaacccactcgttgcgcaattcgcattatttGAAGCcgtgttacagaattcgcgctgtgtgacCCCGGatcattattttactcttctaccacgcaatattacatatgcttatgtggttccttcccgtcaAGGAGGCGGGAACACATCGGagcaatggaaggcctacgccaacgacgacgtgcccgtagatctatgagaggtgtgaacgccTGGTTTCAACGTTTCAACGCGCAGTTCTGTCTCtacagtttggacatccgtgccgtATCTGTGACAGTCTCTGGTTCAACTAGAACCTgcatgcgctgagaatcaacgtagacacaacctagcatcacctagctaataaagcctagcaacgacctagaagcaacttgGAAATAAGCAGATTAGTCTTCAAAATCGtctagcttcgctgtttcaagctttgggCGGCTTATCGCAATCTTCGCCAATTTTTTAATagtgaagctgttcttagtcgatgctttcatgtccggggtcggcgtagAAGTGATCACGTGACCTTGCAGTGTGGCGAGAATCACGCTTGCAAGGAAGGCTAGGGCTGCGCCGTGTTGCGAGAGGCGAGAGCGTTCTGTGAGAGGCGAGGGCGTGCTTCGAGATGCGAGGACGAGGGCGGacgatgtcgaggggtgaaccttccaGAATCGCGCCTATAGATGGGATGAgggtgaggcgcagtggagtgcAAAATAGCGTGTCACTCTCAG includes the following:
- the LOC119406386 gene encoding ubiquitin-conjugating enzyme E2 Z-like; translation: MWDPLNYLDEEPTAASLHRVSRDMMDYVLNPVPRSILYVEETDFTRQHVLLAGEQGTAWAGGFFEFFIKFPRDYPTRPPRVRFLTTDHGRVQFHEKLPPYGMVRLDVLATTGTSAWRSYMTLSTTIHAIKSLLRECRSRPRYIRTQTMRVAVLEQLKRALKADNTQPPTFRKYIIHSFLDSYDEYERSVTSTIKGVPFATGDGWNYKKEELLAHLRACKEKAELFVQAEAANEEVPVRHTVLAPAPADHSVR